The following coding sequences are from one Danio rerio strain Tuebingen ecotype United States chromosome 21, GRCz12tu, whole genome shotgun sequence window:
- the neu3.1 gene encoding sialidase-3.1 isoform X1 — protein sequence MLFTYVYVYLGMIDNMASKSYPEAQRPPPARTVLFQQKDGKTYRIPALIYISDGQTFLAFAEERSTPRDSDAKVLVMRKGSLHNGSLQWTSAQTLTSACLPDHRTMNPCPVYERKSKTIYLFFICISGNTTEYHQIAMGRNRARLCYITSADYGETWSELTDLTNSVIGDEIHNWATFAVGPGHGIQMKSGRLIIPAYVYYVHCRCFPFNFPLIVRPHALSFYSDDCGVTWQMGGKIQMKSCECEMAEIIDHADQSHLYCNARSTCGYRIEALSETSGAAFDNPHVARKLVEPRHGCQGSVLSFPVPQPLDEEEKKATDCLTQSDSKTWLLYSHPTNKKKRKDLGVYLNKSPLNASGWSRPWIIYKGPSGYSDLTQCEERFGCLMECGEKSEIEGIAFVEFKLNDLLCS from the exons ATGTTGTTtacttatgtttatgtttatctAGGAATGATTGACAATATGGCGTCAAAAAGCTATCCTGAAGCCCAGCGCCCTCCACCTGCACGAACAGTTTTATTTCAGCAGAAGGATGGCAAAACATACAGAATTCCTGCTTTAATTTACATCAGCGATGGTCAGACGTTCCTTGCCTTTGCTGAAGAGCGCAGCACTCCACGTGACAGTGATGCAAAAGTGTTGGTCATGAGGAAGGGATCACTGCACAATGGATCACTTCAA TGGACTTCTGCACAGACTCTCACTTCCGCCTGTTTGCCAGATCATCGCACTATGAATCCTTGTCCAGTCTATGAGAGGAAATCCAAAACCATCTATCTCTTCTTTATCTGCATATCGGGCAATACCACAGAGTATCACCAGATTGCCATGGGTAGAAACCGAGCCCGACTGTGTTACATCACGAGTGCAGACTATGGCGAGACCTGGAGTGAGTTAACAGATTTAACAAACAGTGTTATTGGAGATGAGATTCACAACTGGGCTACATTTGCAGTTGGACCAGGACATGGGATTCAGATGAAAAGCGGAAGACTAATCATTCCGGCGTATGTTTATTACGTGCATTGCAGGTGTTTTCCCTTTAATTTTCCTCTCATAGTCAGGCCTCATGCCCTATCGTTCTACAGTGATGACTGTGGCGTCACCTGGCAGATGGGAGGAAAAATCCAAATGAAATCCTGTGAATGTGAGATGGCTGAGATCATAGATCATGCTGATCAGAGTCATCTGTACTGCAATGCTCGTAGTACATGTGGATACAGAATAGAGGCTTTAAGTGAAACCAGTGGAGCAGCTTTTGACAATCCTCATGTTGCAAGGAAACTGGTAGAGCCACGGCATGGCTGTCAGGGAAGCGTGTTGAGCTTTCCTGTTCCTCAGCCATTGGATGAAGAGGAGAAGAAGGCAACTGATTGCTTGACACAGTCAGACTCTAAAACTTGGTTACTCTATTCTCATCCAACTAATAAGAAGAAAAGGAAGGATCTTGGAGTTTACTTGAATAAGTCACCCTTGAATGCTTCTGGTTGGAGCCGCCCGTGGATCATTTATAAGGGTCCCAGTGGATACTCAGACTTGACACAGTGTGAGGAGCGATTCGGCTGCCTCATGGAGTGTGGAGAGAAAAGTGAAATTGAGGGGATagcatttgttgaatttaaacttaATGATTTATTGTGCTCTTGA
- the neu3.1 gene encoding sialidase-3.1 isoform X2 yields MIDNMASKSYPEAQRPPPARTVLFQQKDGKTYRIPALIYISDGQTFLAFAEERSTPRDSDAKVLVMRKGSLHNGSLQWTSAQTLTSACLPDHRTMNPCPVYERKSKTIYLFFICISGNTTEYHQIAMGRNRARLCYITSADYGETWSELTDLTNSVIGDEIHNWATFAVGPGHGIQMKSGRLIIPAYVYYVHCRCFPFNFPLIVRPHALSFYSDDCGVTWQMGGKIQMKSCECEMAEIIDHADQSHLYCNARSTCGYRIEALSETSGAAFDNPHVARKLVEPRHGCQGSVLSFPVPQPLDEEEKKATDCLTQSDSKTWLLYSHPTNKKKRKDLGVYLNKSPLNASGWSRPWIIYKGPSGYSDLTQCEERFGCLMECGEKSEIEGIAFVEFKLNDLLCS; encoded by the exons ATGATTGACAATATGGCGTCAAAAAGCTATCCTGAAGCCCAGCGCCCTCCACCTGCACGAACAGTTTTATTTCAGCAGAAGGATGGCAAAACATACAGAATTCCTGCTTTAATTTACATCAGCGATGGTCAGACGTTCCTTGCCTTTGCTGAAGAGCGCAGCACTCCACGTGACAGTGATGCAAAAGTGTTGGTCATGAGGAAGGGATCACTGCACAATGGATCACTTCAA TGGACTTCTGCACAGACTCTCACTTCCGCCTGTTTGCCAGATCATCGCACTATGAATCCTTGTCCAGTCTATGAGAGGAAATCCAAAACCATCTATCTCTTCTTTATCTGCATATCGGGCAATACCACAGAGTATCACCAGATTGCCATGGGTAGAAACCGAGCCCGACTGTGTTACATCACGAGTGCAGACTATGGCGAGACCTGGAGTGAGTTAACAGATTTAACAAACAGTGTTATTGGAGATGAGATTCACAACTGGGCTACATTTGCAGTTGGACCAGGACATGGGATTCAGATGAAAAGCGGAAGACTAATCATTCCGGCGTATGTTTATTACGTGCATTGCAGGTGTTTTCCCTTTAATTTTCCTCTCATAGTCAGGCCTCATGCCCTATCGTTCTACAGTGATGACTGTGGCGTCACCTGGCAGATGGGAGGAAAAATCCAAATGAAATCCTGTGAATGTGAGATGGCTGAGATCATAGATCATGCTGATCAGAGTCATCTGTACTGCAATGCTCGTAGTACATGTGGATACAGAATAGAGGCTTTAAGTGAAACCAGTGGAGCAGCTTTTGACAATCCTCATGTTGCAAGGAAACTGGTAGAGCCACGGCATGGCTGTCAGGGAAGCGTGTTGAGCTTTCCTGTTCCTCAGCCATTGGATGAAGAGGAGAAGAAGGCAACTGATTGCTTGACACAGTCAGACTCTAAAACTTGGTTACTCTATTCTCATCCAACTAATAAGAAGAAAAGGAAGGATCTTGGAGTTTACTTGAATAAGTCACCCTTGAATGCTTCTGGTTGGAGCCGCCCGTGGATCATTTATAAGGGTCCCAGTGGATACTCAGACTTGACACAGTGTGAGGAGCGATTCGGCTGCCTCATGGAGTGTGGAGAGAAAAGTGAAATTGAGGGGATagcatttgttgaatttaaacttaATGATTTATTGTGCTCTTGA
- the neu3.2 gene encoding sialidase-3.2 (The RefSeq protein has 3 substitutions compared to this genomic sequence), with amino-acid sequence MEKQLGSKARHFPVTTVFKQDPQKSEGTQVTYRIPALIYNGENKTFLAFAEKRKTTDDTDADVLVMRRGIWRDGVVEWDMTHECLSSASLPNHRSMNPCPVYERESKTLFLFFITVPVGVSEHKQIKENKNQARLCYITSKDTGKTWSAVTDLTADVIGEQEKNWATFAVGPGHGIQMKSGRLIIPAYTYYFTSGTSPTSHAFAFYSDDKGSTWHIGKCVDGESNECQMAEIIDDDGNSKLYCNARNRSGYRNEALSESKGKDFKSSSVRKLTDTGNGCQGSVLSFAPDHTSEKTWLLYCHPADKRKRMSLGVYLNKCPSDLSGWGSPVILHEGPSGYSDLTQCGDGKHFACLMECGEKSELERIGFVLFEHKEVI; translated from the exons ATGGAAAAACAACTTGGAAGCAAAGCGAGACATTTCCCAGTAACAACAGTGTTCAAACAGGATCCTCAAAAATCTGAAGGAACTCAGGTGACGTACAGAATTCCAGCTCTAATCTATAACGGTGAAAATAAAACTTTCCTTGCCTTTGCTGAAAAACGGAAAACCACTGATGATACGGATGCAGATGTCCTTGTAATGAGAAGAGGAATATGGAGGGATGGTGTTGTCGAG TGGGATATGACTCATGAGTGTCTCAGTTCAGCTTCTCTACCAAACCATCGCAGCATGAATCCATGTCCGGTCTATGAAAGAGAGTCCAAAACCCTCTTTCTGTTTTTCATTACTGTCCCTGTTGGAGTCtcagaacacaaacaaataaaagagaaTAAGAATCAGGCACGCCTTTGTTACATAACCAGTAAGGACACTGGTAAAACCTGGAGTGCTGTTACTGATTTAACAGCAGATGTGATCGGTAAGCAGGAGAAGAACTGGGCCACCTTTGCTGTTGGACCAGGACATGGAATTCAGATGAAGAGTGGGAGACTGATTATCCCAGCGTACACATATTATTTCACCTCAGGAACTTCACCCACATCTCATGCATTTGCATTCTACAGTGATGATAAAGGAAGCACTTGGCATATTGGAAAGTGTGTGGATGGTGAGTCTAATGAATGTCAGATGGCTGAGATCATCGATGATGACGGCAACAGTAAACTTTACTGCAATGCTCGAAACAGGTCTGGCTACAGAAATGAGGCTCTAAGTGAAAGTAAAGGAAAAGATTTTAAGTCTTCATCTGTACGTAAACTGACAGACACTGGAAATGGCTGCCAAGGAAGCGTGTTGAGTTTTGCCCCTGATCACACGTCTGAAAAAACATGGCTGCTATACTGCCATCCAGCCGATAAAAGAAAGAGAATGAGCCTCGGCGTATACTTGAATAAATGCCCGAGTGACTTGTCTGGATGGGGGAATCCTGTGATTCTGCATGAGGGTCCGAGTGGATACAGTGATCTGACTCAGTGTGGGGATGGAAAACACTTTGCCTGTCTCATGGAATGTGGAGAGAAAAGTGAGCTTGAAAGAATAGGCTTTATCCTGTTTGAACACAAAGAGGTTATTTAG
- the neu3.3 gene encoding sialidase 3 (membrane sialidase), tandem duplicate 3, translating into MGNKTPSKSKSGYPKEMNTTTVFKQEQPQTWCCCFKKQVSYRIPALVYVSDEQTFLAFAEKRKTLNDTNAEVLVMRRGTWVDAKTKEVEWICGHQVLSSASLPNHRSMNPCPVYERDSKTLFLFFVCVPTQVSEFDQIRTNKSQGRLCYVTSKDAGKTWSQTIDLTADVIGEQVNEWAPFAVGPGHGVQTKNGRLIIPAYAYRYTGKTDCTSCCCLSFCCFTPYALAFYSDDQGITWKAGQQMDVESCECQMAEIVGEKGDSTLYCNARTRLGYRTEALSNNAGEDFDTVLSSSKLIETGKGCQGSVLSFVEQSSPPQTWLLYSHPSHPKKRVDLGLYLNKSPLDSSGWSDEPLMILHHGPSAYSDLVEFEPGHFACLMECGKEHENEEIAFLLFKLPEKKL; encoded by the exons atgggcaACAAGACACCGTCAAAAAGCAAATCAGGTTATCCTAAAGAAATGAACACAACCACAGTATTCAAACAGGAGCAGCCTCAAACTTGGTGCTGCTGTTTTAAAAAACAAGTGTCTTATAGAATTCCAGCTCTCGTTTATGTCAGTGATGAGCAAACCTTCCTTGCCTTTGCTGAAAagagaaaaacattaaatgacaCAAATGCAGAAGTGCTTGTGATGAGAAGAGGAACATGGGTGGATGCCAAGACTAAAGAAGTTGAG TGGATCTGTGGTCATCAGGTGCTAAGTTCAGCTAGTCTACCAAACCACCGCAGCATGAATCCATGTCCAGTCTACGAGAGAGACTCCAAGACCCTCTTCCTGTTCTTTGTCTGTGTTCCGACTCAGGTCTCTGAATTTGATCAAATACGAACAAATAAGAGCCAGGGGAGACTTTGTTATGTAACCAGTAAGGACGCTGGCAAAACCTGGAGCCAAACAATAGACTTGACAGCAGATGTGATCGGTGAGCAGGTGAACGAATGGGCTCCCTTTGCTGTTGGACCAGGACACGGTGTTCAAACAAAGAACGGAAGACTGATTATCCCAGCATATGCCTATCGCTACACAGGCAAAACTGACTGCACTTCATGCTGCTGCTTATCATTCTGCTGCTTCACACCGTATGCTTTAGCTTTCTACAGTGATGATCAAGGAATCACATGGAAGGCAGGACAACAAATGGACGTTGAGTCATGTGAGTGTCAGATGGCAGAGATTGTAGGTGAGAAAGGTGACAGTACTCTTTACTGCAATGCTCGAACCCGTCTTGGTTACAGAACTGAGGCTCTAAGCAACAACGCTGGAGAGGATTTTGACACTGTTTTATCCTCAAGCAAGCTGATAGAGACTGGTAAGGGATGTCAAGGCAGTGTGTTGAGCTTTGTTGAACAAAGTAGTCCTCCACAAACATGGCTGCTCTACTCCCATCCATCCCATCCAAAAAAGAGAGTGGATCTTGGACTCTACTTGAATAAATCCCCATTGGATTCCTCGGGGTGGTCAGATGAACCTTTAATGATATTACATCATGGTCCCAGTGCATACTCAGATCTGGTAGAGTTTGAGCCTGGACACTTTGCTTGTCTCATGGAGTGTGGGAAGGAACACGAGAATGAAGAAATAGCCTTTTTGCTCTTCAAACTCCCTGAGAAAAAGCTGtaa
- the neu3.1 gene encoding sialidase-3.1 (The RefSeq protein has 2 substitutions compared to this genomic sequence), whose translation MASKSYPEAQRPPPAQTVLFQQKDGKTYRIPALIYISDGQTFLAFAEERSTPRDSDAKVLVMRKGSLHNGSLQWTSAQTLTSACLPDHRTMNPCPVYERKSKTIYLFFICISGNTTEYHQIAMGRNRARLCYITSADYGETWSELTDLTNSVIGDEIHNWATFAVGPGHGIQMKSGRLIIPAYVYYVHCRCFPFNFPLIVRPHALSFYSDDCGVTWQMGGKIQMKSCECEMAEIIDHADQSHLYCNARSTCGYRIEALSETSGAAFDNPHVARKLVEPRHGCQGSVLSFPVPQPLDEEEKKPTDCLTQSDSKTWLLYSHPTNKKKRKDLGVYLNKSPLNASGWSRPWIIYKGPSGYSDLTQCEERFGCLMECGEKSEIEGIAFVEFKLNDLLCS comes from the exons ATGGCGTCAAAAAGCTATCCTGAAGCCCAGCGCCCTCCACCTGCACGAACAGTTTTATTTCAGCAGAAGGATGGCAAAACATACAGAATTCCTGCTTTAATTTACATCAGCGATGGTCAGACGTTCCTTGCCTTTGCTGAAGAGCGCAGCACTCCACGTGACAGTGATGCAAAAGTGTTGGTCATGAGGAAGGGATCACTGCACAATGGATCACTTCAA TGGACTTCTGCACAGACTCTCACTTCCGCCTGTTTGCCAGATCATCGCACTATGAATCCTTGTCCAGTCTATGAGAGGAAATCCAAAACCATCTATCTCTTCTTTATCTGCATATCGGGCAATACCACAGAGTATCACCAGATTGCCATGGGTAGAAACCGAGCCCGACTGTGTTACATCACGAGTGCAGACTATGGCGAGACCTGGAGTGAGTTAACAGATTTAACAAACAGTGTTATTGGAGATGAGATTCACAACTGGGCTACATTTGCAGTTGGACCAGGACATGGGATTCAGATGAAAAGCGGAAGACTAATCATTCCGGCGTATGTTTATTACGTGCATTGCAGGTGTTTTCCCTTTAATTTTCCTCTCATAGTCAGGCCTCATGCCCTATCGTTCTACAGTGATGACTGTGGCGTCACCTGGCAGATGGGAGGAAAAATCCAAATGAAATCCTGTGAATGTGAGATGGCTGAGATCATAGATCATGCTGATCAGAGTCATCTGTACTGCAATGCTCGTAGTACATGTGGATACAGAATAGAGGCTTTAAGTGAAACCAGTGGAGCAGCTTTTGACAATCCTCATGTTGCAAGGAAACTGGTAGAGCCACGGCATGGCTGTCAGGGAAGCGTGTTGAGCTTTCCTGTTCCTCAGCCATTGGATGAAGAGGAGAAGAAGGCAACTGATTGCTTGACACAGTCAGACTCTAAAACTTGGTTACTCTATTCTCATCCAACTAATAAGAAGAAAAGGAAGGATCTTGGAGTTTACTTGAATAAGTCACCCTTGAATGCTTCTGGTTGGAGCCGCCCGTGGATCATTTATAAGGGTCCCAGTGGATACTCAGACTTGACACAGTGTGAGGAGCGATTCGGCTGCCTCATGGAGTGTGGAGAGAAAAGTGAAATTGAGGGGATagcatttgttgaatttaaacttaATGATTTATTGTGCTCTTGA